CAAAAAGTGAGGTCAGGAACCAGAACCGTAAAAGTCCGTAGAGTAGTGTTTGAGGAAGAAGCCACTTTAACAACGGTGGGGTTCTGTTATTCATAGATACGATATATCCTGGACTTCGCTGCAGCATAGTGACGTGCTGTGCCTGTTTAGCAAGGCTGGGAAGTAATGTTACTGCTGTTGCACCTGACCCAATAATCACAATTCGTTTGTCCTGGTAGTCCAGATCTTCAGGCCAGGACTGAGGGTGCACCACTTCACCCTTGAATTGGCCAAGCTCCGGAATCGTCGTACTTAAAGGTCGTTCGTAGTCATAGTACCCAGTACCGAATATGGTGAATCGACAACTAATTGACTAACGAACGGTTAGTACGATTTCTTATATTGCAGTTAGTTGGTCAAACGAAAATTTAACAAAGCGTGACACACGAATGCCAACAGGCTTGAGGGATGTAGGAAAAGGTCATACAAGTCATTGATAGGAAGGGTGGAAATTCAGGGTACTAACCTTTGTCCGACCATCCCCCTTGGTTATTAATGTCCATTTTACACTCTCCTCACTGAAATCCGCCTTCATCACCTTATGCCGCAATCTAATATGGGACTCGAGATTGGCGTATTTGATTGCTTGCGTCAAGTATTGTTTGATGCTCCCGGCATCAGCGATCGCACGGTCTTCTGTCCATGGGTACCATGGAAAGCCAAAGGTGTATAGGTCTGAGTCGGATCTTATACCGGGATACTTGAAAAAATCCCAGGTTCCGCCTATGGAATCGCGCGCCTCCAAGATAACGAAGGAGAGTGCAGGGTTTGACTCTTGTAGGCGACGAGCAAAGTTGATGCCGGAAATACCAGCTCCGATTATCACAAGATCGTAGTATAAATCCATCTCAACGGATTGTGTAAAGCTCCCAATCAACGAATGAATCGGATATCTCGAAGGGAAATTGTTTAGCAGAGATCCAGGACGGTTTTTAACTAAGTGCATGCCCTGCCTGTCCGAAACCGAGGCATCGTCAAGCGTCGATCCGACTGGACCTTCTTCTAGGAATCCTACGATGTGATAGTAGACAGTAGCGTAATCCTGCTCTCCACTTCTTTGTTCATGTTCACCCCCACAGACTGATAATCGTTCTGAAACTAAGTTACAGTGGGGGGACAGGCGCAAGTTTGCCCCACGATattctgggactgggattGGTTGGCTGAACCCACTCAGTATGTTGATTTGTATATCACAGCAATTGTTCGACCATAAGAAAACGCGGAAACTGACCCAAACTCTTCGTTTCAGCGCAAAGATCCCCCTTTCAGACGCAATTTTCTGCCGCGTCTCAAGATGGCCCCTCAAAACGTGCAATTCCCAACTTACGACGGGCTAAAGTTAGCTGGCACAATCTACAGTGCTGGGGAGAAACGTCCATGTATTATCATGTCCAACGGGGTGAGTGAGTCCGGATCTGGTCCATCGATTTTGTGTGAACAGTATGAATAAATCCACGATGTCAACACCGGGGTTAACGGCTGGACAGTTCTCAGGGTTAAGAGGACAGTTTCTTCCAGACTACGCCGAGCGGTTCGGTACTGTAGGATACACAGTCCTTATTTACGATAACCGGACCTGGGGAGACAGTGAAGGTAAACCACGAAATGAGGTTGATCCTGTTCTTCAAACGCGGGATTACTACGACGCTTTTAACTACGCCATCACTCTCCCTTCCGTGGATCCCAGGAAAGTTGTCTACTGGGGCTGCAGCATGTCTGGCGGGAATGCTATCGTCGCTACCGCTGTCAACAAATGCGTCAAGGGGGTGATCTGCCAAGCGCCGTTTGTTTCTGCCGATCCAATGGTTCCAGTATCTGCTGCGCTGTGCGAGACATTATTACAAGACCGCGCCAACATCATTCAAGGGAAAAGCCCATTGATGGGACCCGTCATACCTGACTCTCGAGGGGAGGTTCTCTCCGGTACCTCCAAAGCCGTCCTAAAGGACGCCAACGCTGTCACGTtcgcggaggagatggatatGAGACACCTGCCATGGGAGAAAATGGTTACCCTTCAAAGTCTCCTGCACGGAGTGACCCAGGAGCCGAGCGCCTTGATAAAGCGGGTTGCTCCAAGGCCGTTGCTGATGGTGGTGCCTGATCAGGATATCACTTGTCCGGTGGAAGGACAACTGTCAGTCTTCAACGCAGCTCTTCCACCTAAGAACTTGCATATTCTCCGGGGTGCTTCCCATTTCGACCCTTACTATGGTCCGACATTTGAAGAGAATATTAAGGCGCAGTTGAAATTCTTGAAGGGTGTTTTTGAATAAAACATGGTTCCCTGGGTGTATATATCACCGGCTAGCATTAGTTGAATGATCCTAAGGCCAGGCTCAATTTTAGAAAGATATGATCAACGTAGTTCTTTCTTAAGCCACAGTTAAGACCGCGAATGGCCTGAATGACACCGACCTCGGCGAAACGACGCCCCATATTAATCATGTCAAAGACCGGGGTATTGGACTAGCGACCCCTGCTCCGAAAAGCTTTGTACAATTCATGGCCATGTTTATAAGTGGATACTCAGATGAGAGCTTAATGCAACTTTCGGCCGCCCCCTTTGCAGTTTGCCTCAATCTTGCCTGCTGTTGGGCCGCGCTTATAGCGGGGATCTCGGTCGCTGTCTATGTTTCGGTGTCCTACATAATTCCACAAATATTCAGTTTCCCTCCTTACAATTTGAATGCATCAGGTCTGGGATACCTGTACATGGGTCCCTCAATTCGTGGGTTCATCCAGTATCCTGCTCGCATACATCATGGGCCCAACTATTGCCTGGGCCACGCACAGGAATAACGGCATCTATGAGCTAGAATTCCGTGTCCTCCTTGTCGGTCCCTGCTGTCTGTCAGGAATCGGGTTCATACCTAGTCATTATCATTGTTAGTTCACAACGGAAATCCCACCCGAGCCGCTCACTCTGTATTCCATACAAAATAGTAGTTTTTAACCTCTAATATCTCAACAACCAGAGTCCTAATAACTAGAAAAGTTgataaataaattagaaatatagTAAAGATATATACATATTGTAGGTTAAATAACTACAACTAAGTATTTCtctaagtaatataaattacAGATGTATTTTTGAATATTTttgatattttatataataaggatattaatagataataaacGAAAGTTAGAAATTAAAAAGcagatatctatataatttaaagatatagaatatagtTATATCAAGTCTAAAGTcctatatttaagaatagttataatattcAAGATTTAAAAAgagttattttatatagaatacaAGCTGCGCGGCTCGGGTACCTATAGTGCGCGACTCGCGTGGGATTTAcgttagttaactaacgAACCAGTACCGTAAGGAATCTGTTAAATCCACCGTCCTCCACACCATTTCGGTACTCCGCATCTTCAGACTTCGATCTCCTCACAGCCACCGCCTGGATTACCAGAACATCGCACGATCGCAGCCAGTACTATCCGTCTAACTTGTATGAATCATGGACAGATGGAGTTGATATGCGAGACCTGCTCGGCACGATTTCAGCGGGACGACCATCTCCGGCGTCACCGGTTGAGCCACGCTGAACCGCGCTTCAAATGCGCTGACCCTCAATGTGGCATGAGATTTCACCGCCGCGATGCAGCAAGGCGGCATGAAAAATCACATCAACAAACTGCAGccccgaagaggaggagaccACGGCGCGGCATTCTCCCCTGCCCGAGGATCGCCACGAAGCCAATCCACCCCGTGGGACCCAGCAGTTGCGACCATGATAACCATGCATTGTCGGCTCCAGACAATGCGGCGGGTGGACCTCTTCATGAATCGCCAAATCTGATATCGAGTTCTGATACAGACCAGAAGAGTGCGATGTTGATGGACTGCTCTCAATGTGCAGCCACGAATATGCTCTGCGACGAGTGCATCTCAGGCCTTTTGCCTGCAACTGGTCTCGGTGAGCAGGACTGGAATGCATTCCGATTCTGTATGCAGCACTTTGTGCGCATCCATGCTCAGGGGTTTCCGTTCCTGCACTCCTCGTCGTGGCGGATGGACTGGGAACAGTCCGGTAAGCTCCTGGCAATGGCCGCTGTTGGCGGTCGCGAAATCGCTCCTTACGCCGAGATTTCAAAGGTATACTTTGAGATGGCTGTCAATCGACTTGAATACTTTATGGTCTCCATGGGAGACACGTCTTGCATAACGGAACGAGATGACAGCTTTCACAGAAGACTCCTTGTCTGCTTCGAAACTTGCATTTTGTTGATTGAGTACAGCGTGTGGTCCCGTCATAGAGAGCTTCGACAGAGGGGGCTCAAGGAGTTTACACATCAGGCTATTGTAGCAGTTCCTGTTCTTGCAGATGTAATGAACAGCATGCCCAAGCACACCAGATGGCCTCTGTGGATTCTTCTGGAGGAGAGTAAGCGTGCGTTGTGGTGCTTTTACTGCCTCGGCGTCAAAAGTGGACATTTCTTAAACCATCCATTATCAACTCCCGAGATCGTGAAAAACATGCATCTTCCCTGTCCAGATGCCGTATTTGAAGCTCCCAATTCACCAGCATGGAGAGAGCGGAACGACTCAAACAATCATCAATCAGGCGGGCCCGTGCTGTTCCGGGAGGCATTGTATCAGCTCATGTCCGCAGATCGCATGCGTCAGCTAATTGTTGATGAGACCGCCAAATACAGCAGCCATATCCTTATCTGTGGTGTTTTGGACAATTATCAAACTAGTATAACCATACCATGCAACTTTGCTACTTTGGACGCGTATATGGAACTAGATATGTCTCGCTTCCGGCTTCGCGATGATCTGATGCGTGCCTTGCGCTACTGGAAGGCATTGTTTTGGCATGATCCACACGAACTTTGGCACTCTAAACATCCAGATCACAAATTGAATGATATTATGCTCTGGATGTATATCGAAGTACAGGCCTGGCGGTGCCCGGAGTCTCATCCGCTCAGCCCATTACACCGCCGTGTGGCAGCTGAACTTGCTCTCGATATATTCTCCAGTATCTCCCTCACTGGGTTTTTGGAGGTAAGCGAGGAATCCCTAGAGCGACCAAGTTCTACAAGCTTCAGCTGTGTGCGCTTTTACTGACTCGAATAATCTTGGATTACTGTTATAGGTTGGAGCCAAGTCGCCTCTCTATGTTGAGCGCGCCGTCTACTTCTCCTCCCGCTGCCTTGCCTCGGCAATGCTAACCTGGCTAGATGGGCTCAAGCCTCCTGGTAATACTGGTAGAACCATGCCCCGTGAAGATGGAGCGCTCTATGAAAAGCTTCTCGACTGTTTGCAGGGTATACCGGAGGTTTCTAGTCTTTGTCAGGTGGATGGCACATCCCTACCTTCTAACCGGCTCAGAGAAGCAACGGTCAGAGTATGGGCAATTGTTACCAGTGATGcgagatggatggatggaggtGGTGAACATTAGTGATACATTTCGCTAGTATAGAATATCATTCTTGCCAGATGGCTGGGTACTAAAAATGACCTTGTTGAAAGGCAAAGGCTTTCTCAGAGTTTCAGCTACTTCTCAACCAAGACGCGTGATGAACTTTTTTCTGGGCCCCAGTTGAAGAAGCAGGCATATTATTAGGTGTTCCCCAGGAACTACCTAACGGCCTGCTGTCTCCAGCGTCCTGGCCATCCCCCCACGAAGGAACTCCTGAAGCCAGG
Above is a window of Aspergillus puulaauensis MK2 DNA, chromosome 2, nearly complete sequence DNA encoding:
- a CDS encoding uncharacterized protein (InterPro:IPR036236,IPR013087,IPR007219;~PFAM:PF04082;~go_function: GO:0003677 - DNA binding [Evidence IEA];~go_function: GO:0008270 - zinc ion binding [Evidence IEA];~go_process: GO:0006351 - transcription, DNA-templated [Evidence IEA]); translated protein: MNHGQMELICETCSARFQRDDHLRRHRLSHAEPRFKCADPQCGMRFHRRDAARRHEKSHQQTAAPKRRRPRRGILPCPRIATKPIHPVGPSSCDHDNHALSAPDNAAGGPLHESPNLISSSDTDQKSAMLMDCSQCAATNMLCDECISGLLPATGLGEQDWNAFRFCMQHFVRIHAQGFPFLHSSSWRMDWEQSGKLLAMAAVGGREIAPYAEISKVYFEMAVNRLEYFMVSMGDTSCITERDDSFHRRLLVCFETCILLIEYSVWSRHRELRQRGLKEFTHQAIVAVPVLADVMNSMPKHTRWPLWILLEESKRALWCFYCLGVKSGHFLNHPLSTPEIVKNMHLPCPDAVFEAPNSPAWRERNDSNNHQSGGPVLFREALYQLMSADRMRQLIVDETAKYSSHILICGVLDNYQTSITIPCNFATLDAYMELDMSRFRLRDDLMRALRYWKALFWHDPHELWHSKHPDHKLNDIMLWMYIEVQAWRCPESHPLSPLHRRVAAELALDIFSSISLTGFLEVGAKSPLYVERAVYFSSRCLASAMLTWLDGLKPPGNTGRTMPREDGALYEKLLDCLQGIPEVSSLCQVDGTSLPSNRLREATVRVWAIVTSDARWMDGGGEH
- a CDS encoding alpha/beta hydrolase (COG:S;~EggNog:ENOG410Q9UH;~InterPro:IPR022742,IPR029058;~PFAM:PF12697,PF12146), whose translation is MSTPGLTAGQFSGLRGQFLPDYAERFGTVGYTVLIYDNRTWGDSEGKPRNEVDPVLQTRDYYDAFNYAITLPSVDPRKVVYWGCSMSGGNAIVATAVNKCVKGVICQAPFVSADPMVPVSAALCETLLQDRANIIQGKSPLMGPVIPDSRGEVLSGTSKAVLKDANAVTFAEEMDMRHLPWEKMVTLQSLLHGVTQEPSALIKRVAPRPLLMVVPDQDITCPVEGQLSVFNAALPPKNLHILRGASHFDPYYGPTFEENIKAQLKFLKGVFE